Proteins encoded within one genomic window of Sphingomonas sp. KRR8:
- the ccoG gene encoding cytochrome c oxidase accessory protein CcoG codes for MGLGKNSGLYEKRQPVFPKAVDGRFRRFKWLVMVAALTIYYVTPWLRWDRGAYAPNQAVLVDLAHRRFFFGPIEIWPHEFYYVAGLLIMAGVGLFMVTSIVGRAWCGYACPQTVWTDLFQHIERFVDGDRNAQLKLAKAPWGPAKAARRLTKWSLFLLVSVLTGGAWIFYFADAPTLAREFLAGDAPYVAYATVALLTTTTFVFGGFMREQVCIYMCPWPRIQTAMMDERTLIVTYKDWRGEPRGRGRRPATLDDLGASPEKLGDCIDCNQCVAVCPTGIDIREGPQIGCITCALCIDACDQVMTKIGKPRGLIDYATLEDCAAEKAGRAPRRLSKVLSHPRTLIYFAVWGGVGAAMLFSVGDRARLTISAQHQRNPSFVQLSDGHVRNGYTVKLRNMEGRPRAIEVSVAGLPGAVLWTDGGSRAQATDRLTATVPADSLAKLPIFVVAPLVDEGSESFEFRARALTKDHPETAAVRAEFEGPEEQ; via the coding sequence ATGGGGTTGGGAAAGAACTCCGGCCTCTACGAGAAGCGGCAGCCGGTCTTCCCGAAGGCCGTCGACGGTCGCTTCCGCCGCTTCAAGTGGCTGGTGATGGTCGCCGCTCTGACCATTTATTACGTTACGCCTTGGCTCCGCTGGGATCGCGGAGCCTACGCGCCCAACCAGGCGGTTCTGGTGGATCTTGCCCACCGCCGCTTCTTCTTTGGCCCGATCGAGATTTGGCCGCACGAATTCTACTATGTCGCTGGCCTGCTGATCATGGCCGGTGTGGGCCTATTCATGGTCACGTCGATAGTCGGCCGCGCCTGGTGTGGCTACGCCTGCCCGCAAACCGTGTGGACGGACCTGTTCCAGCACATCGAGCGCTTTGTCGATGGTGATCGCAACGCCCAGCTGAAACTCGCCAAGGCGCCGTGGGGCCCCGCAAAGGCCGCGCGCCGGCTGACCAAGTGGAGCTTGTTCCTGCTGGTATCGGTGCTGACCGGCGGCGCGTGGATTTTCTACTTCGCGGACGCGCCCACCCTCGCGAGGGAATTCCTGGCCGGCGACGCACCTTATGTCGCCTATGCGACCGTCGCCCTGCTCACGACCACCACATTCGTGTTCGGCGGCTTCATGCGCGAGCAGGTGTGCATCTACATGTGCCCGTGGCCGCGCATCCAGACGGCGATGATGGATGAGAGAACCCTCATCGTCACCTACAAGGATTGGCGCGGTGAGCCGCGCGGACGTGGCCGCCGCCCGGCGACCCTCGACGACCTCGGCGCAAGCCCGGAAAAGCTTGGCGACTGCATCGACTGCAATCAATGCGTCGCCGTCTGTCCCACGGGGATCGACATTCGCGAGGGACCCCAGATCGGCTGCATCACCTGCGCCCTGTGCATCGACGCGTGCGACCAGGTCATGACCAAGATCGGCAAGCCGCGCGGCTTGATCGATTATGCAACGCTCGAGGATTGCGCGGCGGAGAAGGCCGGCCGGGCGCCGCGCCGCCTGTCCAAGGTCCTCTCGCACCCGCGCACCCTGATCTACTTCGCCGTTTGGGGCGGCGTTGGCGCTGCCATGCTGTTCTCCGTCGGCGATCGCGCCCGGCTGACCATCAGCGCCCAGCACCAACGGAACCCCTCCTTCGTGCAGTTGTCCGACGGACATGTTCGCAACGGCTACACGGTGAAGTTGCGCAACATGGAGGGGCGGCCGCGCGCGATCGAGGTCAGCGTCGCCGGCTTGCCCGGTGCCGTGTTGTGGACGGACGGTGGCAGCCGCGCCCAGGCCACCGACCGGCTGACAGCGACGGTGCCTGCCGACTCCCTCGCGAAACTACCTATTTTCGTCGTTGCTCCACTTGTCGATGAGGGCAGTGAATCCTTTGAGTTCCGGGCACGGGCCCTGACGAAGGATCATCCCGAGACGGCAGCCGTCCGGGCGGAATTCGAAGGTCCGGAGGAACAATGA
- a CDS encoding EAL domain-containing protein, which yields MSSIAPAIPPARSSCAECREGKPFPLPTRAAFHPILDLQEERVFAYEALIRGIDGQSAAFVLEQVGADQEHSFDQACRMTAIRDAAAAGIAGTGAKLSINFMPNAVRNPRSCIQQTLQAAEQAGLSANRLVFEFSENVKYDLAHVRGIVACYRELGFQVAIDDFGTGHAGLCQLATLQTDMVKLDMELIRGVDRDQRRRAIVESLVQLIRRLGTECIAEGVETEEELGVLRLLGVRYVQGFLFGQPVLGTLPSYPDRLRRGAVRRRHAPISARFG from the coding sequence ATGAGCAGCATCGCGCCCGCCATTCCCCCTGCCCGCTCTTCCTGCGCGGAGTGCCGGGAGGGCAAGCCCTTCCCGCTGCCCACCCGCGCTGCTTTCCACCCCATCCTCGACCTGCAGGAGGAGCGGGTGTTCGCCTACGAGGCGCTGATCCGCGGCATCGATGGACAGAGCGCCGCCTTTGTCCTCGAGCAGGTGGGCGCGGATCAGGAGCATAGCTTCGACCAGGCGTGCCGGATGACCGCCATCCGCGACGCGGCCGCCGCCGGCATCGCCGGGACCGGAGCCAAGCTGTCGATCAACTTCATGCCGAACGCCGTGCGCAACCCGCGCAGTTGCATTCAGCAGACGCTGCAAGCGGCGGAGCAGGCAGGCCTGTCGGCCAACCGGCTGGTGTTCGAGTTCAGCGAAAATGTGAAGTATGACCTCGCCCACGTCCGCGGGATCGTCGCCTGCTATCGCGAACTCGGCTTCCAGGTTGCGATCGACGATTTCGGCACCGGTCACGCGGGGCTTTGCCAGCTGGCGACCCTCCAGACCGACATGGTCAAGCTCGACATGGAGCTGATCCGCGGCGTCGACCGTGACCAGCGCCGTCGGGCGATCGTGGAATCGCTGGTACAGCTGATCCGCCGCCTCGGTACCGAGTGCATCGCCGAAGGCGTGGAGACCGAAGAGGAACTGGGCGTCCTGCGCCTGCTGGGCGTACGATACGTGCAGGGCTTTCTGTTCGGCCAACCGGTACTCGGCACCCTGCCATCCTACCCTGACCGCCTGCGCCGCGGCGCCGTCCGCCGCCGCCACGCACCGATCAGCGCCCGCTTCGGCTAG
- the hemN gene encoding oxygen-independent coproporphyrinogen III oxidase: MSWTYHPELLATPVPRYTSYPTAAEFTTEVGRADMDSALAAVGADQPVSLYLHIPYCHEICWYCGCNTGAANRTHRLATYLEALAAEVALMAARLGGRGQIGRIAFGGGSPNAIAPSQFAALLQQVREAFDAHDADISIELDPRSLDDGWFDAIAKAGITRASLGVQTLDPDIQAGIGRVQPLALIEQATVGLRRAGVTSLNFDLMYGLPGQDAAILEATLRDAVRLRPDRTALFGYAHVPHLIPRQRRIDDSALPGAAERFHQAELGHALLTEAGYEPVGFDHYALPSDPLALAARGGTLRRNFQGFTDDPAEVLIGMGASAISQLPGLLAQNEKNAGRYRMQVGAHLLPVERGVRRSATDQRRGRLIESLLCRGNASAAGLLDASVGERLHPFVDADLIRLDGDELFLRPDAQPYARVIAAIFDQYRQPQARRFSSAI, from the coding sequence ATGAGCTGGACCTACCATCCCGAGCTGCTGGCGACGCCGGTCCCGCGCTACACCAGCTACCCGACAGCGGCCGAGTTCACGACCGAAGTCGGACGCGCCGACATGGATTCGGCGCTCGCTGCGGTTGGGGCGGATCAGCCGGTCTCGCTCTACCTGCACATCCCTTATTGCCATGAGATCTGCTGGTATTGCGGGTGCAACACCGGGGCGGCAAACCGGACGCACCGGCTCGCGACCTACCTCGAAGCGCTTGCCGCCGAGGTCGCTCTGATGGCGGCTCGGTTGGGCGGTCGCGGGCAAATAGGGCGGATCGCCTTTGGCGGCGGAAGCCCCAATGCGATCGCGCCCTCGCAATTCGCGGCACTGCTGCAACAGGTACGCGAGGCGTTCGACGCCCACGACGCCGACATCTCGATCGAGCTTGATCCGCGATCCCTCGATGACGGTTGGTTCGACGCCATTGCGAAGGCCGGCATCACCCGCGCCAGCCTCGGCGTGCAGACGCTCGATCCAGATATCCAGGCCGGCATCGGCCGGGTCCAGCCGCTCGCCCTGATCGAGCAAGCGACTGTGGGGCTCCGCCGCGCGGGCGTGACGTCGCTCAATTTTGATCTGATGTACGGCCTCCCCGGTCAGGATGCGGCAATCCTCGAGGCCACGCTGCGCGATGCTGTGAGGCTTCGTCCCGACCGCACTGCGTTGTTCGGCTACGCGCACGTGCCGCACCTCATTCCGCGGCAGCGCCGGATCGACGACAGCGCATTGCCCGGCGCGGCCGAGCGCTTCCACCAGGCCGAGCTTGGCCATGCGCTGCTGACCGAGGCCGGCTATGAGCCGGTGGGCTTCGATCATTATGCCTTGCCGTCTGACCCGCTCGCCCTCGCGGCGCGCGGAGGCACGCTGCGCCGTAACTTTCAGGGCTTCACGGACGACCCGGCGGAGGTGCTGATCGGCATGGGCGCAAGCGCGATCAGCCAATTGCCAGGGCTGCTTGCCCAGAATGAAAAGAACGCGGGGCGCTACCGTATGCAGGTCGGGGCTCACCTGCTGCCGGTCGAGCGCGGCGTGCGGCGCTCGGCGACCGACCAGCGGCGGGGGCGGCTGATCGAATCACTGCTTTGCCGTGGCAACGCCTCGGCGGCTGGACTGCTCGATGCCTCGGTGGGCGAGCGCCTTCACCCATTCGTCGACGCCGATCTCATCCGCCTGGACGGGGATGAGCTGTTCCTCCGTCCAGACGCGCAACCCTATGCCCGCGTGATCGCCGCCATCTTCGACCAGTACCGACAGCCGCAGGCTCGTCGCTTCAGCAGCGCCATCTGA
- the ccoP gene encoding cytochrome-c oxidase, cbb3-type subunit III, translating to MADNKSIDQATGTETVGHEWDGIQELNTPLPRWWLWTFYASIVWAIAYTVAFPAWPLVSRATAGVLHWSSRGQLDQELAADAARKAPLLKAIAATPIEQLPGKPQLWQAAVEGGHAAFRNNCTQCHGTGAAGSKGYPNLNDDDWLWGGDLKAIQYTIANGVRNPDHPQTRTSQMPSFGRDGLLQPNEISDVVAYVRTISHQQPANAEARRGAAIFAANCAACHGATGTGNRAVGAPNLTDSIWLYGGDEASLTNTVTNAHYGVMPRWEAKLGPTQVKMLAAYVYSLGGGERAPVQIAGAPPKR from the coding sequence ATGGCTGACAACAAGTCGATCGATCAGGCGACCGGCACCGAGACCGTCGGTCACGAGTGGGACGGAATCCAGGAACTGAACACGCCGCTTCCCCGGTGGTGGCTGTGGACCTTCTACGCGAGCATTGTTTGGGCGATCGCCTATACGGTGGCCTTCCCGGCCTGGCCGCTGGTCAGCCGGGCGACTGCGGGTGTCCTCCACTGGTCGAGCAGGGGGCAACTCGATCAGGAGCTCGCCGCTGACGCGGCGCGCAAGGCACCGCTGCTGAAGGCGATTGCCGCCACGCCGATCGAGCAGCTGCCCGGCAAGCCACAGCTGTGGCAGGCGGCGGTCGAAGGTGGACATGCCGCCTTCCGCAACAATTGCACCCAGTGCCATGGCACTGGCGCGGCCGGCAGCAAGGGCTATCCCAACCTCAACGATGACGACTGGCTGTGGGGCGGTGACCTCAAGGCGATCCAGTACACCATCGCCAATGGCGTCCGGAATCCCGACCATCCGCAGACCCGCACCTCGCAGATGCCGAGTTTCGGGCGCGACGGGCTGCTGCAGCCAAACGAGATTTCCGACGTGGTCGCTTATGTGCGCACCATCAGCCATCAGCAGCCGGCCAATGCCGAAGCCCGGCGCGGAGCCGCCATCTTCGCCGCCAATTGCGCGGCGTGCCATGGCGCCACCGGCACCGGGAACCGGGCTGTTGGCGCGCCTAATCTCACCGACAGCATCTGGCTTTATGGCGGAGACGAAGCGTCGCTCACCAACACGGTGACCAACGCTCACTACGGCGTGATGCCTCGCTGGGAGGCGAAGCTTGGCCCGACGCAGGTCAAGATGCTGGCCGCCTACGTGTATTCCCTTGGTGGCGGCGAGCGCGCGCCGGTGCAGATAGCGGGGGCACCGCCCAAGCGCTGA
- the ccoO gene encoding cytochrome-c oxidase, cbb3-type subunit II — MTSTTFSHGTIERNVTILAVLSLLVVTIGGIVEIAPLFFIDSTIEKVEGVRPYSPLELAGRNIYIREGCYGCHSQMIRPFKDETERYGHYSLAAESMYDHPFQWGSKRTGPDLARVGGRYSDEWHVQHLKDPRSVVPESIMPPYAFLADRDLKTGGMDRHLTALSRTGVPYSADAIAKADEDLLSQADPDADHAALLKRYPKAQARDFDGNPNRLTEMDALVAYLQMLGTQVDLKAAAPMEQAK, encoded by the coding sequence ATGACCTCCACGACCTTCAGCCACGGCACGATCGAGCGAAACGTGACCATCCTGGCGGTGCTTTCACTGCTGGTGGTCACCATCGGCGGCATTGTCGAAATCGCGCCGCTCTTCTTCATTGATTCAACCATCGAGAAGGTGGAGGGCGTGCGGCCCTACTCGCCGCTCGAGCTCGCCGGCCGCAACATCTACATCCGCGAAGGCTGCTACGGCTGCCACAGCCAGATGATCCGTCCGTTCAAGGACGAGACGGAGCGCTATGGCCATTACAGCCTGGCGGCCGAGAGCATGTACGATCACCCCTTCCAGTGGGGATCCAAGCGCACCGGACCGGACCTTGCCCGCGTTGGCGGCCGCTATTCGGATGAATGGCACGTCCAGCATCTCAAGGATCCGCGGTCCGTGGTGCCCGAATCGATAATGCCGCCGTACGCCTTCCTGGCCGATCGCGACCTCAAGACCGGCGGAATGGATCGGCACCTCACCGCACTCAGCCGGACCGGCGTTCCCTACAGCGCCGATGCGATCGCCAAGGCCGACGAGGACCTGCTCAGCCAAGCTGATCCCGACGCCGACCATGCCGCGCTGCTCAAGCGCTATCCCAAGGCGCAGGCACGTGACTTCGACGGCAATCCCAATCGCCTGACCGAAATGGATGCCTTGGTGGCCTATCTGCAGATGCTTGGCACTCAGGTCGACCTGAAGGCCGCCGCCCCGATGGAGCAGGCCAAATGA
- a CDS encoding VOC family protein, with protein MFNHIMIGSNDLDRSKSFYDKVLATLGFKGEALKNDAATGHSRLFYRHAGGTFCISQPINDEPATAANGATIGFKCDSPEQVKAFHDAAVAAGGTSIEDPPGPRDAGQLGQMHLSYVRDPDGHKLCAIHRSA; from the coding sequence GTGTTCAATCATATCATGATCGGCTCGAACGACCTCGACCGGTCCAAGAGCTTCTACGACAAGGTGCTCGCGACCCTCGGCTTCAAGGGCGAGGCGCTCAAGAATGACGCGGCGACCGGTCATTCGCGATTGTTCTACCGCCATGCGGGCGGCACCTTCTGCATCTCGCAGCCGATCAACGATGAGCCCGCCACGGCCGCCAACGGCGCAACCATCGGGTTCAAGTGCGACTCGCCGGAGCAGGTGAAGGCCTTCCACGACGCCGCGGTCGCGGCGGGAGGCACGTCGATCGAAGACCCGCCCGGACCGCGCGATGCCGGCCAGCTTGGCCAGATGCACCTCAGCTATGTTCGGGATCCGGACGGTCACAAGCTCTGCGCGATCCATCGCTCCGCGTGA
- a CDS encoding FixH family protein, translating to MTAKRITGRTMTAILCAFFGVVIAVNILMATIATRTFGGVVVENSYVASQEYNGWLAQSRRQSQLGWKVVPGVAADRRVTVQVSAAGATASGVASHPLGRLPDVPLHFREEGGQLISDRALPAGRWHVQLTIRRGSDSYRLVETLS from the coding sequence ATGACCGCCAAGCGCATCACCGGCCGGACCATGACCGCCATCCTTTGCGCCTTCTTCGGCGTGGTGATCGCGGTCAACATCCTGATGGCGACCATCGCCACCCGCACCTTCGGCGGCGTCGTGGTCGAGAACAGCTACGTCGCCAGCCAGGAATATAACGGCTGGCTGGCGCAATCCCGTCGTCAGTCGCAGCTCGGCTGGAAGGTCGTGCCGGGCGTCGCCGCCGACCGCCGCGTGACCGTGCAGGTGTCCGCGGCCGGCGCCACGGCCAGCGGCGTCGCCAGCCATCCGCTCGGCCGGCTGCCCGACGTGCCTTTGCACTTCCGGGAGGAGGGCGGCCAGCTCATCTCCGACCGCGCGCTTCCGGCGGGCCGGTGGCACGTCCAGCTCACCATCCGCCGGGGAAGCGACAGCTATCGGCTGGTGGAAACCCTCTCGTGA
- the ccoS gene encoding cbb3-type cytochrome oxidase assembly protein CcoS: MTGLALLIPLALALGLCGLGAFFWAMRRGQFDDMDGAGMRILIEDEE; this comes from the coding sequence ATGACCGGCCTGGCGTTGCTGATCCCGCTGGCCCTTGCGCTCGGCCTGTGCGGCCTTGGCGCCTTCTTCTGGGCGATGCGGCGCGGGCAGTTCGACGACATGGACGGCGCAGGCATGCGTATCCTGATCGAGGATGAGGAATGA
- a CDS encoding S-(hydroxymethyl)glutathione dehydrogenase/class III alcohol dehydrogenase, whose product MKTRAAVAFEAKRPLEIVEVDLEEPRAGEVLVEIMATGICHTDAYTLDGLDSEGLFPSILGHEGAGIVREVGAGVTSVVPGDHVIPLYTPECRQCKSCLSGKTNLCTAIRSTQGKGVMPDGTSRFSYRGQPIFHYMGCSTFSNFTVLPEIAVAKIREDAPFKTSCYIGCGVTTGVGAVTTTAKVQAGDNVVVFGLGGIGLNVIQGARLVGAARIIGIDINPDREEWGRQFGMTHFLNTKGMSRDEIVAKVVELTDGGADYSFDATGKTEVMRTALECCHRGWGTSIIIGVAEAGKEIATRPFQLVTGRNWRGTAFGGVKGRTGVPKIVDWYMDGRIAIDPMITHVLTLDEINKGFDLMHAGTSIRSVVVY is encoded by the coding sequence ATGAAGACCCGTGCCGCCGTTGCCTTTGAAGCCAAGCGCCCGCTGGAGATCGTGGAAGTCGATCTCGAAGAACCGAGGGCAGGCGAAGTCCTGGTCGAGATCATGGCAACCGGCATCTGTCACACTGACGCCTACACGCTGGATGGACTGGACAGCGAAGGCCTGTTCCCCTCGATCCTTGGTCATGAGGGCGCCGGTATCGTGCGCGAGGTTGGTGCGGGCGTCACATCGGTCGTGCCGGGTGACCACGTCATCCCCTTGTACACGCCCGAATGCCGCCAGTGTAAGTCGTGCCTGTCGGGCAAGACCAACCTGTGCACCGCCATTCGCTCCACCCAGGGCAAAGGCGTGATGCCCGACGGCACCAGTCGCTTCAGCTACCGCGGGCAGCCGATTTTCCATTACATGGGCTGCTCCACCTTCTCGAACTTCACGGTGCTGCCGGAGATCGCGGTGGCGAAGATCCGCGAAGACGCGCCGTTCAAGACCAGCTGCTACATCGGTTGCGGCGTCACCACGGGTGTCGGCGCGGTGACCACTACGGCCAAGGTCCAGGCCGGCGACAATGTCGTGGTGTTTGGGCTTGGCGGCATCGGCCTCAACGTCATCCAGGGCGCACGTCTGGTCGGCGCGGCCAGGATCATCGGCATCGACATCAATCCCGACCGCGAGGAGTGGGGCCGGCAGTTCGGCATGACTCATTTCCTCAATACCAAGGGGATGAGCCGCGACGAGATCGTCGCCAAGGTGGTCGAGCTGACCGACGGAGGTGCTGACTACAGCTTCGATGCGACCGGCAAAACAGAGGTGATGCGCACCGCGCTGGAATGCTGTCACCGGGGGTGGGGAACCAGCATCATCATCGGCGTTGCCGAAGCCGGCAAGGAGATTGCCACTCGCCCCTTCCAACTCGTCACCGGACGCAACTGGCGCGGAACGGCGTTTGGCGGAGTGAAGGGCCGGACGGGCGTGCCCAAGATCGTCGATTGGTACATGGATGGGAGGATCGCGATTGATCCGATGATCACCCACGTGCTCACCCTGGACGAGATCAACAAGGGCTTCGACCTGATGCACGCGGGGACAAGCATCCGCAGCGTCGTTGTTTACTGA
- a CDS encoding cbb3-type cytochrome c oxidase subunit 3 gives MSYEAFRQFADSWGLVLMGVAWASFVGWAFLPRNRDRNRASAELIFKDSDHG, from the coding sequence ATGAGCTACGAAGCATTTCGCCAATTCGCCGACAGCTGGGGCCTAGTCCTGATGGGCGTAGCGTGGGCCAGCTTCGTCGGCTGGGCTTTCCTGCCCCGCAACCGCGACCGCAACCGGGCGTCGGCCGAGCTCATCTTCAAGGACAGCGATCATGGCTGA
- the fghA gene encoding S-formylglutathione hydrolase, whose product MDVVSENRSHGGRQLICRHLSASTGTDMVFSLFLPPQAEQGPVPLITYLSGLTCTHANVTDKGEYRAACAELGLAFLAPDTSPRGEGVHDEEGWDIGLGAGFYVDATRQPWKPHYAMWSYVTNELPAVVAAEFPLDLARQGITGHSMGGHGALTVALCHPDRFRSVSAFAPIVAPSRVPWGEKAFSAYLGDDRSAWRRHDAVALIEDGARLPELLVDVGEADSFLERELRPELLEAACARAGIGLTLRRQAGYDHSYYFISTFMADHLRWHAARLD is encoded by the coding sequence ATGGACGTCGTCAGCGAGAACCGGTCCCACGGTGGGCGGCAGTTGATCTGCCGCCACCTTTCGGCCAGCACGGGCACGGACATGGTCTTCAGCCTGTTCCTGCCGCCGCAAGCCGAACAGGGACCGGTACCGCTGATCACCTATCTGTCGGGCCTCACTTGCACCCACGCCAACGTCACGGACAAGGGCGAGTATCGCGCCGCTTGCGCTGAGTTGGGCCTGGCCTTTCTTGCGCCGGACACATCCCCGCGCGGAGAGGGCGTGCACGACGAGGAAGGCTGGGACATCGGGCTTGGCGCCGGCTTCTACGTCGACGCAACGCGGCAGCCGTGGAAGCCGCATTACGCCATGTGGTCCTATGTGACGAATGAACTGCCGGCAGTGGTGGCCGCCGAATTCCCGCTCGACCTCGCGCGGCAGGGGATCACGGGTCACTCCATGGGCGGCCATGGTGCCTTGACGGTGGCGCTGTGTCATCCGGATCGTTTCCGCAGCGTGTCGGCCTTCGCCCCGATCGTCGCGCCGTCACGGGTGCCGTGGGGCGAGAAGGCCTTCTCCGCTTACCTTGGCGATGATCGCTCCGCGTGGCGCCGCCATGACGCCGTGGCGCTGATCGAGGATGGCGCGCGCTTGCCCGAGCTGCTGGTCGATGTTGGCGAGGCGGACAGCTTCCTCGAGCGGGAGCTCAGGCCCGAGCTGCTTGAAGCGGCCTGCGCAAGGGCCGGCATCGGGCTCACGCTGCGGCGGCAGGCAGGGTATGATCACAGCTACTATTTCATCTCGACCTTCATGGCCGATCACCTGCGCTGGCACGCCGCAAGACTCGACTGA
- a CDS encoding heavy metal translocating P-type ATPase, with translation MTVQQPLSGEAVEHTTLAVPGVRCAACIARIEDGLSGVPGIVNARLNMTSKQLSVDHLATLQLPELVAAVERIGFEAQPLTADASTPASSESRQLLRCTAVAGFAAMNVMLLSVSVWSGAGGATRDVFHLLSGAIAIPTVAYAGRPFFRSAWSALRRGQTNMDVPVSIGVLLVTALSLYESLTGGAHAYFDGAVMLLFFLLTGRALDSVMRDRARDGVTALVRQSAPGAMVLRADGRSEWVRAEALTPGDRIIVAAGERLAADGVVEQGDSATDRSLITGESKPCPVIPGDEVLAGTLNLSAPLTVRVTAAGADTGIAEIARLMSEAGQGRSRYVRIADRAARLYAPAVHTLAASSFLLWLILGAGGHQALLVAAAVLIITCPCALGLAVPAAQIVAAGSLMRAGVLVKDGSALERLAEADRALFDKTGTLTLGRPDLVNLEAIGPEQRPVALALAQASRHPLARALARSLQSTDVVAAPLAGAEEEPGFGIRATCNSVPVALGRGDGQDTLSATLSIGDDRTVLHFTDVLRPGCATTLQQLKRLGIEASVVSGDNRNSVAAALAGLGLTAQTGMRPEEKMDAVARLQGAGHKVLMVGDGLNDGPALAAAYVSMAPASASDVGQNAADAVFLGDSLAPVASAVRAARRTMRVVRQNFAIAVGYNIIAVPLAFAGLVTPLVAALAMSGSSIVVVANALRLRSAAQ, from the coding sequence GTGACGGTTCAGCAGCCGCTGTCGGGAGAGGCGGTCGAGCATACGACGCTGGCGGTCCCCGGTGTGCGCTGTGCCGCCTGCATTGCCCGGATCGAGGACGGGCTGTCCGGCGTCCCCGGGATCGTCAACGCCCGCCTGAACATGACCAGCAAGCAGCTCAGCGTCGATCATCTCGCAACGCTGCAGCTGCCGGAACTCGTGGCAGCGGTCGAACGCATCGGCTTCGAGGCGCAGCCCCTCACCGCCGATGCCAGCACGCCGGCCAGCAGCGAAAGCCGCCAGCTGCTGCGCTGCACGGCGGTGGCGGGCTTTGCGGCCATGAACGTCATGCTGTTGTCCGTGTCCGTCTGGTCGGGCGCTGGCGGCGCCACCCGCGACGTCTTCCACCTGTTGTCCGGTGCCATCGCCATTCCCACGGTGGCCTACGCCGGTCGGCCCTTCTTCCGCTCGGCGTGGTCGGCGCTTCGCCGCGGCCAGACCAACATGGACGTGCCGGTCTCGATCGGTGTCCTGCTGGTCACCGCCCTCAGCCTGTATGAATCGCTGACCGGCGGAGCGCATGCCTATTTCGACGGCGCGGTCATGCTGCTGTTCTTCCTGCTGACCGGCCGCGCGCTCGACAGCGTGATGCGCGACCGGGCACGCGACGGCGTAACCGCCTTGGTCCGGCAATCGGCGCCAGGCGCCATGGTCCTTCGTGCCGACGGCCGCTCCGAGTGGGTGCGGGCCGAGGCGCTCACCCCCGGCGATCGGATCATCGTGGCCGCGGGTGAGCGGCTCGCCGCGGACGGCGTGGTCGAGCAGGGCGACAGCGCCACCGATCGCAGCCTGATCACCGGCGAAAGCAAGCCCTGTCCGGTGATCCCGGGCGACGAGGTTCTGGCCGGCACACTCAACCTCTCCGCGCCGCTGACCGTGCGGGTGACCGCCGCCGGCGCCGACACCGGCATCGCCGAGATCGCCCGGCTCATGAGCGAGGCGGGGCAGGGCCGCTCCCGCTACGTGCGCATCGCGGACCGTGCGGCGCGGCTCTATGCGCCGGCGGTCCATACGCTGGCCGCCAGTTCGTTCCTCCTGTGGCTGATCCTCGGCGCCGGCGGGCACCAGGCCCTGCTGGTCGCGGCCGCCGTGCTGATCATCACCTGCCCCTGCGCTCTTGGACTCGCGGTCCCGGCCGCGCAGATCGTTGCCGCCGGGTCGCTGATGCGCGCCGGCGTGCTGGTCAAGGACGGTTCCGCGCTGGAGCGGCTGGCCGAGGCCGATAGGGCCTTGTTCGACAAGACGGGAACGCTGACCCTCGGCCGGCCCGATCTGGTCAACCTCGAAGCGATCGGACCCGAACAGCGGCCCGTCGCGCTCGCCCTCGCACAGGCCAGCCGGCATCCGCTCGCAAGGGCACTGGCGAGGTCCTTGCAGAGCACCGACGTCGTCGCCGCGCCGCTCGCCGGGGCGGAGGAGGAGCCAGGCTTCGGTATCCGTGCCACGTGCAACAGCGTCCCGGTCGCGCTTGGCCGCGGCGATGGCCAGGATACGCTGTCGGCCACGCTCTCCATCGGCGATGACCGCACCGTCCTCCACTTCACCGATGTGCTTCGGCCTGGTTGCGCGACCACCCTGCAGCAACTCAAGCGGCTCGGGATCGAAGCCTCGGTGGTCAGTGGCGACAATCGCAATTCGGTAGCCGCTGCGCTGGCCGGACTGGGTCTCACCGCACAGACCGGCATGCGGCCCGAAGAAAAGATGGATGCGGTCGCTCGGCTGCAGGGTGCCGGTCACAAGGTGCTGATGGTCGGCGATGGCCTCAACGACGGACCTGCGCTCGCCGCCGCATACGTCTCCATGGCCCCCGCTTCGGCCAGCGACGTTGGCCAGAACGCCGCCGACGCCGTCTTCCTGGGCGACAGCCTGGCGCCGGTGGCAAGCGCGGTTCGGGCAGCCCGCCGCACCATGCGGGTCGTGCGTCAGAACTTCGCCATCGCGGTCGGCTACAATATCATCGCCGTTCCGCTGGCCTTTGCCGGATTGGTGACACCGCTAGTCGCCGCGCTGGCCATGTCCGGCTCCTCCATCGTTGTCGTCGCCAATGCGCTGCGCCTGCGGAGCGCCGCACAATGA